GCCGGACGCGCTTAGGAAACGCACGCCGGTTGAAGCGCCTGGAGTCGCCGGTTACGCTGCCGCAACAACAACGTTGGGGAAGCGTCCATGAAGCAGATCAGGATCGGCGACATCACCATCGATGCGGTGATCGAGCGGGAAGGGCCGTGGCGGCGGCCGCAGGACTTCTTCCCCGCCTATGACGAAGCGGTGTTCAAACATCACCTGCCGTCGATGGAGCCGGAGGTGTTCGATCCGGTCTCGGGCAAGATGGTCATCACCTATCAGACCTTCGTCGTGCGCACGCCCCGCTACACCATTCTGGTCGATACCTGCACCGGCGAGGACAAGGGGCATCCGCCGCCGTTCGACTTTCCGGGCAAGGAGCGCTGGCGCAACGAGCTGCACGCGCTCGGCATCAGCTACGATAAGGTCGATTACGTCTTCTGCACGCACCTGCATATCGATCACACCGGCTGGAACACGACGCTGCGCAACGGCCGCTGGGTGCCGACGTTTCCGAACGCGAAGTACATCTTCCACAAGAAGGAGTACGCCGCGTGGGAGGAGGCGCATGCGCGCGGCGCCAATCCGCCCGGCACCGTGTTCCGCGACAACTGCCTGCCGATCGTCGAAGCCGGGCAGGCGCTGCTGGTCGATGACGACTACGCGCTCGACGACACCATCACCCTGACGCCGACGCCCGGGCATTCGCCGTGCCATTGCTGCGTGAACATCTTCTCGCGCGGTCAGCGCGCGGTGGTCACCGGCGACATGATGCATCATGTGATCCAGTGCCGCGAGCCCGACTGGTCACCGCGCGTGGACTGGGATCCAAAGGCGGCCGCCGCCTCGCGCCGCTCGTTCCTGTCGTCGGTGGCCGATACCGATGTGCTGCTGCTGCCGATCCACTTCCCGACGCCGACCGTCGGCCGGGTGATCGGGGACGGCGACCGCTTCAACTACCGCTTCGAGCGCGAATAGCCCACGGGCTGAGGCTGCAAGGGCGGGCCCGCCGTTGCAGCCGTGTGCCAAGGGCGGCGAGGGAACCGCGGCCATGGCCGGCGCTCTCTATCGCTCTTTATATAATGAGTGTGCTGGGTAGCGCCGCGCGCCTTGAGCGAGGCGGCAACGAAGAAGTGTACCCGGTTCCCGGTGTCGCGCAGCCATGCTGCATCGCAAAATCGTGATCGGATAGCCCTGATCCTGCTCCTCAATCCGTCTTGACAAATATAATTGGAATACTGAATATCAGCAAGTCAATTATATATCTGGCAATTGTATCTGAGCCTGACGCCATGTCCGCGACAGTTACCGAACTTCCCAATCCACCGAAGCCGGCAGCGCCCGGCCCGGCGCCCGCTTCCGCACGGGGCGAGCCGCCGTCTCACCTTCGGCATGCGGTGCGCCGCCTCGCGCTGCCGTTCGTGATCGTGGCGGTGGCCCTCGCCTTCGTTGCGCTGGTCGTGCTGCGCTGGGATGCCTGGGTCGGCGGCCGTGCGATCCAGACCACCAACGACGCCTATATCCGCGCAGAGATGACACGACTGAGCGCGCGGGTTGCCGGCGCGATCAAGACCGTCGCGGTGCGCGACTATCAGCGGGTCAAGGCCGGCGACCTGCTGGTCGAGATCGATCCGTCCGACGATGCGGCGCAGGTTCGGCAGGCGGAAGCGGGCGTCGCCGGTGCCAAGGCGACGCTCGACAACCTGCGCAATCAGGTCGAGCTGCAATACGCCACCGTCGCCCAGGCCGAGGCGCAGCTGCAGTCGGCAACGGCGCACGCGACCCAGGCGCAACAGGAGCAGGAGCGCCAGCAGACGCTGATCCAGTCGAATTCCGGCACGCGGCAGAAGCTCGAACAGGCCGTCGCCGATCTCGCCAAGGCGCAGGCGGATGTGCGGGCGAGCCGCGCCGTCATCGCCGCGCAGAAGCATCAGCTCGACGTGCTCGCCGGCAACAAGAAGCAGCGCGAGGCTGATCTGCAGGCGGCGCAGGCCACCCTCGACGCGGCGCGGCTGAAGCTCGGCTACACGCGGATCGTCGCGCCGTTCGAC
The sequence above is drawn from the Afipia sp. P52-10 genome and encodes:
- a CDS encoding MBL fold metallo-hydrolase; the protein is MKQIRIGDITIDAVIEREGPWRRPQDFFPAYDEAVFKHHLPSMEPEVFDPVSGKMVITYQTFVVRTPRYTILVDTCTGEDKGHPPPFDFPGKERWRNELHALGISYDKVDYVFCTHLHIDHTGWNTTLRNGRWVPTFPNAKYIFHKKEYAAWEEAHARGANPPGTVFRDNCLPIVEAGQALLVDDDYALDDTITLTPTPGHSPCHCCVNIFSRGQRAVVTGDMMHHVIQCREPDWSPRVDWDPKAAAASRRSFLSSVADTDVLLLPIHFPTPTVGRVIGDGDRFNYRFERE
- a CDS encoding HlyD family secretion protein, encoding MSATVTELPNPPKPAAPGPAPASARGEPPSHLRHAVRRLALPFVIVAVALAFVALVVLRWDAWVGGRAIQTTNDAYIRAEMTRLSARVAGAIKTVAVRDYQRVKAGDLLVEIDPSDDAAQVRQAEAGVAGAKATLDNLRNQVELQYATVAQAEAQLQSATAHATQAQQEQERQQTLIQSNSGTRQKLEQAVADLAKAQADVRASRAVIAAQKHQLDVLAGNKKQREADLQAAQATLDAARLKLGYTRIVAPFDGVVGERQVQVGDYVNIGTNLMTVVPLPNVYVTANYKETQLTRVKPGQPVDITVDTFPDLVLHGHVERIAPASGSQFALLPPDNATGNFTKVVQRIPVRIAFDDGQPELADLRPGMSVVTRIHADLTPQRQD